AGCTGCTCAACtacaaaaatatttacaattgTTTTTTATACTTAGAATTTTATAGTTTATACAAACTTACagattttatacaaacttttatatttcggccaggaaaaatatattttttgccatatgggttataaaattagaaatgtatatgTTGTCCCAGaagtacattttgaaatatatattaatatatgaaggttaaaactacatatatttattaattaaaaaacatttttattaagctTTCTACAAAGTGTATTtagaatatatttaaaacatatttttggccagaaaTATGGGATATAATTTCACAATTGTATTTAATGCAAAACTGAGATCTGTTTTGTGAATTAACAATTCTATCTACATTCAAATAACATAATTGACAAATAGTGTTGacaaatttttaagtaaataaatttGTCAATTAAATCCTAATAAAAACAGTATTATATGTGTAATAAGTGGAAGTCAAAAGCAGACACTCTTGTGAAAGTCAAGCGGTCTGTGGGTCTTTATATAAGAGCTCAACAGTGTTTGTCATAATGAGACTCTTGTGTTTTTCTTAAGTGTATAAATTTGTGACCACCTACACGTTGCTACTAGCAACCGAATCCAAACCATCCATTGCTATAGAGTTAAAATTAGCATCAGCCATAAACGTCCTCTACAGACACGAACATTTCATTCCACCTCACTTTTAACAGAAATATCAGATATATGTTAGACTTGCTTGAGTTTACAGATTTATGGTATTTGTCATCGGAGAACTTACATTACATTATCAgattttatgttaatttttattaattcatATGTATACTGTAATATTATTGGTTGAGTTGGCATTTATTCAGcatcatgtttgttttattaagAAAATGTTCAAATGTTACATAGatgaatctttttttattttttcattcacTATAATAACCACTGTCAGTTAAGGATTATTGTGTAAACTGATCTCATGTGTATGGTGTAGAAAACATCCACTTTCTATAATTAAGTATTTGACTAAAAGGTTTTCACTTAACTCATTGATTTAAACAGCAGAAAGATGTGGATGAAATATTATTATAGTTTGTTTGGTGAAGTACTGTAGGTGTTAACTAATGAAGTACACTTCACTTTGATTGCAGTAGACCAAAATGATGGTGAGGAATGGATACAGTGCTGTAATATTTAcagtttacttaaaaaaaaaactacagtaTAAAAGCTGCTTTATTTACTCCATCCTTGTTACATTGACATTAATGATTGTGCTGGACTGTAGGTTTTAAGAAGCCCCACATTTATAAATTAAAGACAGTAACAAAAATGAAATGGCCCATTATTAACTGAAAGcatttctgttatttatttagcatttaGCGCGggtgtgtaatttaatgtaaaCTCTTGCATTTCAGCATGAAAGTAATAGATTTTACTTTTGAAACATTAAATGAGAATGAACTCTCTAAACTATTTCCTTGTTGCCATGGCAGCAAACAGATATAACATTCATCACACGCAcacacgtttgagagtttggaTTGTCTGATCTCTGACACATGTCATGTCTTATAGGCATTTATCAAGATTTATTGTTGTCCTTTTAAAGGTCAGATTGTCCacaattaaattttttgttagACCAGGTTGAGAATGTTGCCAGATTTGCATACATATAAACTACTGGATTCCCAGCTCTATTATGAGTACTGTAATACAACatctggggtctcatttataaaatgtgcgtaggatccttactaaaagtctacgtacgcacaaaagccaaaaatgccatacgccaaaaaatattaagacttataaaacaaagcaatgttcccattataaatcacagatcacatgcaagtgtgcgtacatgaatcatcctcagatcccaccATGCAAGCCCTTTTCCCAtcccaagttttttttatagatcacaacctttgcgtgggaactgGTGTACGCACGTTTCCATaccacgctttataaatgagaccccagatCATCAAACTCAAGAAAACATCTAAGATAATAAATGCAACACAAACATGTATTATCACGTAAAGTTTTGTTTACTGGGTCTGTGatgaatgtaaaataaagtgatgagcAAATGTAAAGGGGTTAGATGGTTATCATGATTCTTGTTACAAtattataccacagggctgtttaATGCTTCATTCTCATTGGTTGAGAAACGGTCTATAGGTGTGCATTATCGTTCAGTCAGTGTTATGAAGTAGTTCCAGGTCTGCTGACCGGTTTACAGTTCCATATCATTACTCCAAGTTTAAATGAATAATGGATTTATTTACTTTCAACAATTTAAGTAAGGgttataccatggtctgtttaaatactcgattgtgattggctggaaggtgtgcattaaaaccgtttaacgcacaggtagttccagtcagtttgattaaagttagaaattaatccactactataaacattggtaaccatagtaacacagttacacttgcagagagagcgagagagagatttccaactgtttgatttttgttttcatttaatttaatccatttcaataaatgtaatgtgtccTTATATAGTAATCGTGGTTAGAGACGTTGgttttatttcacactttacataattcatttaaataaatgattagttcaaataaagattgccttgtcactgtcagtgttggctgtcattcataaattatttaatgaatttaaataaatatgataattcatttaaataaatgcaatacaatggcactatatatatatataaagcggacggagtgcgagccttaacttaagaaGATGACCGTCATTTTTTACCTGTCGgttaaaattacactgtaaacattaattacagctttaacttggcaaataaccaaggtataagcgggataatccacggctagccatgcattaaagggttttaatgcacttcgcagaggcaaccaccctccgctacgcgtcgggtggttcttcgcctctacgtcgtgcattaaaaccctttaatgcatggctggccgtggattatcccttacttagagaagaattaaaaaaatgaatatagtAAATAAACACTGATTACCTGCTTGTTCAGTTGTGTGCTTCATTACTGATAATATAGTAACtaaaacaaattaatacatgGTCTAAATGCTGAAGAAAAAATACTGTATTAATATTGATAGGCCTTCTTGTTCCCATTGTTCCCATTACAGCAAACACTTTACATCAAAAGCAACATTTGCAGGTGAGTATTacagtgtctctctctctctattccTCCCTCCCTTTCGCTTTCAAATGAGGTTTTGGAATTAGTAATAGAGGCTTTAGATGAGACGCATAAGAAAATTGTCCTACTCACAATAGCTTTTTAAGGATATAACCTGCCAAATGTCTCGAAATAAAAAATCTGAACAATGTCTCATGATGtagtaaccgtggtataagccagtggttctcaacctttttcacttcaaggccccctagttgcccacaacaatatttgaaggccccCAACTCACTAATTCTTTCCAAATAATATTAACTAGAGCTTGGAATGACCTGACAGATGTATATTCGCTattaaaatggccaaaaaataagaaacatcttgattttagcttattttaatacttgttttgtccatttttttaatcattttaagcCCCGCCTGGAAATCTGCTGAGACTGGCCCCAGCCccctggttgggaaacactggtaTAAGTGGAATAGTTGACTCCTCCAATCCATTGAATTAttcttaaaataattatttttaaaaataatttaggtGTTACTTCACGTCATGTGGCCATTTAGATGTGCATTACTTTGAATAAATTAACGCTGttatcaattattccttatataaataaaatactaaaaGGAAAAGGATGTCACTTTATGCAGAATTATATCTTTCTTTTATTTACAGCTTTCAGGTAagaactatttattttataaatgtgatTGTGTGAACTTTATCATTAAACTGAACAATTAATTCACTAATTACTGAAGTACATTATTATATTGAATTCAGTCAGAAGTAAAGAAATGTTCAGTTTATTTTCTATTAAACACACCaatcaaacatattttttatgtatgCAAAGGGGAAAAAATCTGAAGTTTGCACAAAGCACGAGAAATCAGAGCCGGAAGCGTGTGTAGTTTCAAGCGGAGTTGAAGGGGCGTGCAACGGAAGTGACGACACCAAACAAAGAAATAGTTGCGTGTTTGTACAGATGCGCGTAGAGCAATAAAACTTCAGAAACTGCGTGTTAGATGGCAAATATGATGCGTATTTATTTATACACGCCAGGGATCATTTAAATGAATTTACCATTAATGTTTTAGAAATGATGCGAATCTCCGTTAAAAAACTATTCGCTGTGTGCCTATGCGCGTGCGCGTGCATGCTTATAATCATGACTTTACAGGTAAAACTTAAAACAAAACTTTCATTGTGCAGCAAAAGCTTTTAATGTTTTCTGATTCTCGGCGAGACAGATTTGTCCGTGTCTTATGTATCTCACCCTGAGTATTTACCTTTACTAATATCTCAATGTATGTAGTCTTATATCAAGTCCTGACTCAAACgtatagtgttttttttatactATTGGAAATTAATTAAGTTTTGTTATTTCAAGGCTTGTACTTATACTTGCACTTTTCTGTAAGAAATTAATTATAGTGGCATGGTTTTGAATTAATCACACTAAATATTTTGTTCAGTTTATTTGTGAATTGATGTATCTGTAGACCTTCAGTATAATACCTGTCATTTATCTGCCTGCTGTTGTGTTTATATGTGCTGTAGTTTATAGAGGAGTTTGGGCAGACTGTAGAGACACGGCTCACCAAGAGAGGAACATTTTTAACCCATCATGGATCAGATTTTCAGGATCCCATCATTGTATGGTGGTCTCCACTGACCGGAGAACAGGGACGACTGGCAGATTGTGGCCATAACagatgtttctttactgtaaacaaATCTTATCATTCTCATCCACTGACACAAGCTTATCTCTTTTATGGTGAGTGTGATTTTTGTGTTTCTGATACACATTCACATGACTTTAACAGTCCAGTTTGAATAGACAGAATTCTTTGATAGATAATTTTTCAGCAGTACATTTACTTAACCAGGATTAAACAGGGTCATGGTGTATATATATACCTAACTACCAAACCTTATTGAAGTGTGTTATAATTACATTCATCATTTATATTTGTCCCTTTTATTGATTCAGGTACAGATTTCAGCTTTGAAAGTCTTCCTCTTCCGAGAAGCGATCACCATCATTGGGCTCTGTTTCATGAGGAGTCACCCAAGAACAACTACAAACTCTTTCACGAGCCGCTCATCACCCTGTTCAACCACACGGCGACGTTCAGCCGTCATTCTCATCTTCCTCTCACCACACAACATCTGGAGAACCTCAGCGTTCTCACTTCACATACGCATCTGATTCCTCTGTCCTTCAAAAACCACCTGAGAGAAACCCTCGCACCCGTGGTGTACGTTCAGTCTGACTGCGACCCGCCGTCCGATCGAGACGTTTACGTTCAGGAACTGATGAAGCACATTCGAGTGGACTCCTACGGAGAATGTCTTCATAATAAAGACCTACCGGCCCATCTGAGAGACTCCACTGCCATGGACCATCAGGATTTCTATCAGTTGCTCTCTCAGTATAAATTCATCCTGGCCTTTGAGAACGCCGTCTGTGAGGACTACATCACTGAGAAACTGTGGAGACCTCTGAAGATCGGTGTCGTGCCGGTGTACTACGGAGCTCCGAACGTTCACGCGTGGCTGCCGGACAAGAGAAGCGCGATTGTGGTGAACCCAGAGGAGCCGCCAGAGAAACTGGCTCAGTATTTGAAGAGACTGGACAGGAATGATTGGGAATATTCACAATACCTGGAGTGGAAACTCAAGCGGGAGATCTCGAATGTGAATCTGATAAAACATCTGAGGGAACGTCAGTGGGGCGTTCATGACATCACCCAGGAGAACTTCATTGATGTGTTTGAGTGTCTGGTGTGTGACAGAGTCTGGGAGAACATCAACAGACAGAAACGGGTAAGGAAATAATCTACATGTCATCTCCCAGTTCCTTTAATCTTTGAGTAGATTAAAGCACAATGCAACTAAGGTCTGGAAACAGAGAGATTCAGTGGAAAAATGCTGCTTTATAAATACTGCAGTTATGAAGTAAAAACAACACATGAGGTGTAGTAGCAGAGAAACAACAGTGTTAAGATAATACAATTTATTGTGAttatcagtggcggccggtgacttcatTTTTCGAGGGTGCGAaattcgtcacaacatgtatgtagcccctcatgtgtgtggttcatcgTTTCAAAATAGGTGTTCTGCGCATCAagagatcctatgtgcatcatgtgtcttgtcaaaataagtgccggctgcagacacgtctaaagggtttatgataaaagtgacgctcgcgtttgccagataaaattaaaatgttcgGGCATCAGACAGGATTAAACCTGTCAAAGACACACTTCTTTATATCTTATTTCCTTCCACACGTGATTATATAACTCCACCTATTGTCACAAAGCGGAAGTACAATATGGGGGATAGGTTATAATAAGGTAAGTTCAGTTCACAGTCAGTAAACCTCTTGAAGTCTTTCAATGAACCACATCTAAAGCCATCTGCTTTATGACTGTGGACTtcaagttttctttttttgaggttttattttagcttttaCATTTTCAGATCAAATTTTGATAGAATCTGCAGCTTAAACTAaattatttcaagattttttggtaacactttctTTAAAGTCCATGCTTATTATGAATTATAACCTcctttataattatttataggCAGTTATTACtattctataaatatatttataaagacACAACAACACCTATACCCCATTATAAGAACAGtatagttacatttatattatttatatttttacaagtGATGCATTTGCATTTCAATGTGCATGCTCATAATCCAATATACACTGATTTATTGCCATATACTTCCATGAGGGTATCTATAAAAATGCAGTCTGCATTGCTAAAAtgtcattatattattatagttACGACTTAATTAATCATGCAGATTCACTTCTACAGTATTCCAAATAACTGATATGATTTATATTGTTATAACCATGTTATAAGTTAATTATTATCAGTCATAATGCAGTTATTAACCTCTATAAATGCATTATTGATAGCTTTAAGTAAAGTGAACTTGAATGTTATTATCCATTTTCAATTATTTATCtgcaaattttaaataaaaaagtaattgaAAAAATCCTTTACAAACAAAAATTATGTTGCAGTGTTTTACTAGCATGAAAATCGCATCTGTTTGTataggattttgtttcatttcttcATTAtagtaattatttttaaattggcAATTAAACTATTGAAAATAGATAATGAATAACATCTTCATAATTTCATGACTCATAATAAGTAACTCCCAGCATGGCTATTTAAGATAACAACTTCATGATTTCCTAACATTTGAATTGTATCCTATGCTTTCACTATACTTAAATCCATCAGTAAAGCATTTATAGAGGTAAATAACTGTATTATTACTCATAATAAGTAACTTATAACATGGTTATAACAATATAAATCAAATCAGTTCTTTGAAATAAAACTAAATCTGCATGCTTAAGTAAGTTGTAACTATAACATAATGACATTTTAGCAATGCAGGCTGCATTTTTATAAATACCCTCATGGAAGTATACGACTGAGCAGTTATTACTTATAAGTGATGCATTTCAATGTGCATGCTCATAATCCACTATACACTGATTTATaagtaataataaacatattataaATATACTGTTCTTATGATGGGGTGTAGGTGTTGTTGtgtcttttataaatatatagaaTAGTAATAACTGCCTATAAGTAATTATAAAGAGGTTATAATTCATTATAACCACGGGCCTTATAGAAAGTTTtactgttttgtttatttaaagactAAGGTCTCCTTAACTAAGGAAGATTCACAACCATAAGTGTCAAGTTTTTGAGTACGATTTCACAGGAAATTTCAGTTTGTTGTAATTTGACTTTAGCGAAtgttaaatataattataattatataaaGTAATCAACAGCTTTGATACAGAAATGACAGAGAGAAATCATATAGAAGCAAAGCAAAGTTGTAAATCTAGCATAAAATGTAGTTTTCTAATAGAGGATTTACCAATTGTAGTTTTTTCTTTAATGACCAGGAATGCAGTGATTAAAGTTTTAACACCactgtgtttaaaataaatgcatttcttCTGACTTTCTGTTCATAACAAAATCTTACAGCTGTGCAGATATTCATGTATGTTTTGGTTCCTGGACCTACAGAAAAACCTAActgtatctgtactttactaaATGAATTGACACTATTTCTTCTACATTCATGCATATGTAGAGATCTCTTCTGTTGACCATACAAGCAGTCTGTTACTATAACAAGTTCAGAACTATTAATGTAGAAAATTAAAATCCAATAAtccaaagaaaattaatattttaagtaTCTGTTAACACTTTCTGTGCTCTTTTTTTTGTTGGGTTTATTACAGAAACTGCCAGCTAAAGTCTGGCGAGCTGAGGCGACTCATTTAAAGTGTCCATCTCCAAAACTCTTCAACTTTATTGTTAGTCCCTCGAACAGTTCACATCTGAGGAGGATCTGGAGAGACGCTTATAAACAATCTGAACGAGAAGCCATCGCTTTGAGACGACTGATTAACAGAAACACAAACTTTACTGTTACACAGTTCTGGAGAGAGGTCTTCATCAGATGACACAAACAACAGGATATACTTTAAAGGGCCAATATTATGAACTTTTTTACAAGATGTTATATAAGTCTCAAGTGTTCCTAAAATGTGtctgaagtttaagctcaaaatacctcacagatcatttgttttagcatgtccaaaatgcagCATTAATGctacaatgtgctaacaaactcattaaaaaaagcttTCGGATAAAATAagccagtcagtcagtggctgtgggcggggctttatcagtgtgatgtcacattaaaaaGAGAATCagaacagcatgtctaatgagaccgTTGTGGTTTCATGGAGATTTAAAATGAAGGAGAAGgtgaattatttttattgtaaggTTGTTGTTTTCATACACTGGCAACACATATTTATGTttgattttgcataatatgtgaaaattggggtggttttccggacagggattattttaggccaagactaggccttagtttaattaggaaatataactagttttaacaaacatgccttactaaaaacattacttgtttgcattttgaggcagaacaaagggcactgatgtattttaagatatgtaagtgcaagttgttttcagcttggacagctcttacatttattttagtctaggtataatccctgtccgggaaactgtgTTTGTGAAAACCACAGCAGATGAAGAACCTGAGGATTTTTATAGACTTTCATACATGATGTTTAACACacatatttttgatgaaatatTTGAGGAAAAGTGCAATGTTTATTCCTTTACAATATGTGTTATGAATAAATTTCAGTGCATACATTATTATGACTTATATTAATAGTCCTTTTGAATTTTCTTTAACATAAAATGCACTTTTTGTACTATATGGTCTTTGTATGGCTGTGTGGGCAAAAAATTAAATAGTTTATatgatttaattaaaatatttaattgccACTGTCCCATGAGCAGGACACCTAAGTATacaattcaatatttttcatgtaaatgataatttatcatgacaaactgtatattgttggaaaggtctaagaatgtagttttcatattttaaaactttttagcGGTAGCAATAATAATGCAGTACTTgaatttattcatttgtgacaagagtatgcaacAAACCTGAcagcaaaccaacacaaacctcagttttttgataattttatgtattaaaaataatactatattgcattttttatttattacaaataaatggAAACTGctatatgaaaatatatattttcacctccagacacttccgtcaaaaacgttaaagtgtcttcttttaaaaaaagaccaaaattaggcttctagaccaaaaaaatcCCAGAGTTATATTCATTTGAAGGTGTACATCTTTTCACCCCCCTCCCCACTCAAAAAGGGCTGCGCCAGTTAAAGGGTTAAGGTTTCCCCCATTAATTGTGTTATCTGGTTTCTATCCGTTTTATATTGAGCTCCATTGTctcttgtttgtttttgaatacGTCATGTTTTAAGTAGATCAGATATTACTTTCATTTCTGTCTGAACTGTCAATGCTAAAATAGATTAATCTTAAACCCGCCAGTAGTCAACGATATTGACTCGGTGCAGCACATTAAAGTTCTTAAAATCCTGTAATgaacaagaaaaaatacatttcagtgTTCTCACTGATCAGTTTTGTAAGAGTAATTCCGTaacttcaccactagatggagACAGTGATTCATGATGTATGAACAATAGATGCAAAAGATCAACTTTAGTCCCGCTGATctcagttcatggagatctcaCTTAATCCTTAAATGCCATAGACACAGCTCTGTAACATTAATGAATGTATTTTCCAAATTCACTTATCCTTTACAAGGACAGGGGAGGGTTGGAGCCTATCCCAAGATCTTGGCCCACAGCCAGGGTACACTGTCTATAGATGATCAGTCCATCACAGGGCACTTACAGAACAAGGACAGTTTAGCAACTCCAATTTACTTCATACAAGTTTGCCTTAAATTAATTATGAAAGAtatgatagataataaaaatattcatttgtttttttctcttgTTAAATTGTCGATAAGACATAGATTGAGGAATACTTAAAAGCTGGAGGTCTAACTTTAAAAATGAACGAGCAGGAGGTTGAATGAGACTCGATGTATGCATATAGGGACAAACTGAGCTGATGATCAGAGACTggtgtgttaaataagagagacatacaaaatgtataaAGCATTGGATCTGCTCAATGCAGGACCGTAGTTGATAAGCACTAGTTTAATAAATGCTTGTGTACATCTACAGTAATGTTTGACTGTTTCACgatctttctatctgtctgtacatgattaaatataaacaaataatgtTCAACTCTTGAAATACTGGTTGTCAATCAGTCAGTAAATGCAGTATTCAgttaaaaataatttgttttcatTAGATATTATTATAGTGGGTGTGGTCAAGCATCTGACTCATCTAAACAAACACATTGAAAATCCCCTGGCAAATTAACACTTCCTCAAAGGAATAATTTAACCAAACATGAAATTTCTCTCATACCAGATAACAGCTATGACTTCCTTCAGTTGAACATgaatcattttatattaaaatgctgtCATTTTATGCTCCTATAAAaacattaatcattaatatcAACTAATAAAGCAAATTTTCAAGATGTAATATTAGTCTCAGGTGTCTCCAGAATGTGCCTGTGAAGTTTCAGGTCCAAATACCCTAGAGATGATATATTATACAGTTATATAGCCCCATTTTGGGTGTGGAAGAAAAAGtgctgttttgtgtgtgtctttaaatgcaaatgagctgctgcTTCTCTCCCTGTTTGCTGGtatctataga
This window of the Paramisgurnus dabryanus chromosome 10, PD_genome_1.1, whole genome shotgun sequence genome carries:
- the fut10 gene encoding GDP-fucose protein O-fucosyltransferase 3, with the protein product MMRISVKKLFAVCLCACACMLIIMTLQFIEEFGQTVETRLTKRGTFLTHHGSDFQDPIIVWWSPLTGEQGRLADCGHNRCFFTVNKSYHSHPLTQAYLFYGTDFSFESLPLPRSDHHHWALFHEESPKNNYKLFHEPLITLFNHTATFSRHSHLPLTTQHLENLSVLTSHTHLIPLSFKNHLRETLAPVVYVQSDCDPPSDRDVYVQELMKHIRVDSYGECLHNKDLPAHLRDSTAMDHQDFYQLLSQYKFILAFENAVCEDYITEKLWRPLKIGVVPVYYGAPNVHAWLPDKRSAIVVNPEEPPEKLAQYLKRLDRNDWEYSQYLEWKLKREISNVNLIKHLRERQWGVHDITQENFIDVFECLVCDRVWENINRQKRKLPAKVWRAEATHLKCPSPKLFNFIVSPSNSSHLRRIWRDAYKQSEREAIALRRLINRNTNFTVTQFWREVFIR